TTCTGCAAACACACTTTTCCAGATGCCTGCCCAAAGTCgtatttttaaacattgatGTACATTTTCTTCGATTTCAAATGTTTCCAGTTCAGCGTTTCTGACAAGAGAAGCACTATCACTTTCCTTCTAGGCTTGTTTCTACAAATGCTGACTTTGCTCTGGGCCAGAAGTTAGACAGTTGTTGAAGACAcagaattactttctttttggATAAAAGCATTGTCTTGCTTAATGCAGCATCATTAGCGTCACTTTCAAGGAGAACATTTCTAGCTCTTGAGACAAACATCAGACAAAAACAGGGTGTAGACTGCTCTATGAAAGGTTGATGGGATTTAAATACCTAATTTATCAGCTGTCTGAAATCACACAGATTTAGAAGGCCAGAAGCACCTTGGGGAGATGCAATTACTGCTTCTTTGAGGAACAGCAGATGAGTCACTGCAGCAAAAGATAGAGGTTCTAAGAGAAAACTAATGttatcattgttatttttgcagGTGCTTGGTTTTATATTGCTTGTTCTCTGTGTTGTTGATGCAgttcttcttttccagaagaTTAGCATTAGTGGACCAAGAGAAAGGAGTGCTCCTGCAAAATAAGATTACTATTTTAGAAGTTTCTTAATTGATgattgttttactgttctcttttaaagaaTGTGTTTTCATGTGTTCACCTTTGAATTTCCTGTGCATTTCTCTACATTTTTGCAAGTATTGTTCATAAGTGTTATTACATCTATATATAGTTTCAGCGTTGCAATTTCACCAGTTTATACGTCACAGAaaattgtcttgtttttctaaaCTTAACTACATCTTCATCtggatgaaaattaatttcataattgtctttctgtaataaaaagatTTACAAATGGCCCTGAATGCATTATTTCACGTTATTTGTCAACTGTACTTAAAAGTAGAAGTTATCAGCAAACAGCTtaggaacagattttttcaCCCTTACTTGTGTTCCCCATTCCACAGATCCACCTCCTAGGTGGTGAGCATCAGGCTGTGTGaatgttttattgctgagaCCTTTTGATCcctgagttttcatttttatgtttgtaaTAGCGTTGGAAGTAAGTCTTCCGTAGCAATCACAGCAATGCTGCGGTGTTAACATGCAATGAAGATAACAGATAAAATGAAGTTTGTGTCTTTCGTCACACACTATTACAATGTGTGTGAGGGTTGCTGCTACAACTGATTTTACGCTCAGAAAGCCCATCATAAATTTAGGCATCATCTGAGCATTCAAATTAAAGGGCAAGCACCCGTGTGAGGGAGAGTTTCAAGGTAGATGCAACACAATAGCCAAAAGCAAACGAATAAAAGGCCTTGTGCTGCGGAAAGGGAACTTGCAGCTGAACACTTGAGGTACCAAGCTGGGGGAAGAGGCCGCCTGGGTCACCCAGCACAGGAGTAAAAACATCAGGAGTGCAGGGGGAAGATGAAGGCGGGGGGGACAAGGTGGTGAGGGAGGAGGTGCTGAGGGGCAGCCGAGGTGCTGACGGAGGACCGAGGTGCTGAGGGGGACGCTGCCCCCTCAGGCTCCCTCCCGCAGCCGCCGCACCGCATCCCCCACCCCTCAGCTTTGGGGatgctgaaactttttttttttttttcacgtttCCGCATTGTCACGATTTCCGCTTccctccttcagaaaaaaaaaaaaaaaggcaccagaCCGAGCCGCCCGCGCTCCTCCTCGCCAGCCCGCGGCCGCCGCAGCCATGGAGGAGCCCgagccgggggccggggccgccgccccgccggggcTGCGCTCGCTCCTGCCGCCGCGGGACTTCCTCGGCTCCCGcaaggggcagctgctgctcgcCGAGTCGGTAAGGGCCGGGGGGGAGGCGGCaagggctgggagggggctgcagcctgcggGGTGCTGCGGCCCCGGTGCAGGCAGAGCCCGGTGGGGAACTGGGAGAGGGGCCGGAGCAGCACCCTCTGCGGTTTTTATCTCATTCTGACCCATTTGCACGGTGCACCCAGGCACCACAGCGCCCGGGTATATGCGTTAACTGCTGGTGCTAGCAcggggcacagggcagcctgCGCTGCCTGGTGCGGATCTAACTCGGTAATTAATAGGTGCCCTTCTGCGGGGGATCACAGCCTCTAGCCTTCGGTGCTGAGCTCCCTCAAAGCCCTGTTTGTCCCTGATCACCCAGGAGGACACAGTGGCTCACCCCAAGGAAGTCATTTACTATTAACATACcaaataataaagaacaaacTTGCTGTGGAAAAACTGCTCCCCTAGAACTATGCTATGGTTTTCCTTAGGGTCAAGCTCTGAGGTCTGGGCTGGCAGTAATTGCAGGCCTTTGCCTGTAAAGGTCTTCAAGTGTTACACCAGCAAGTAAAATACCAGAAAGCCTAACAGATGAACAGTTCTCAGCCAGCAGGCAAAGAGGGAATGTACCCACATGGGTAGTGGGTATTTAGGAACCAAAAGTTAAACTGACAGTTAAGTGATTGAAATAACTTTTAGCATCATTTAAACTTCTCAATTTCCAAACACGaagttttctgtaattttagcAGGAGATTGACAGTTTTGACAGCAGGTAGCCAAACACCAAGACCGCCCAAACCAGCAATCAGTATGTTTAAGATCTGTAACATGTCTGTGGCTGTCCACTGCACTAGCCCAGAGAAGGAAATAAGGCAATTCaaacaagagaaaggaaagggccagcagcacaggcaggctcCTGGCTGCCCTACACAGCGCAGTACCCACGGTGATGGGTGATGGCAAGGGGCCAGGCAGCCCTTCCCCATCGGCTCCTGTGAACCTTTGGTCTGTGGGCACAGtcctggggcaggcagcgagGGGAAGCAGCCTGGCCCCGGAGGACTGGCATTGAGAGGACCCTGCTCGTTCAGGAAGTGAGGGCGATTTCTGCGGTGGGGAATCCACGCCTGGGGCTGGGTAGCCACAAGTCACGGGGCATGTTAGCTCTGCTAGGAAGCCTTAAAACTCCACATACCCCTGCTCCCTATTCATACAGCATCTGTAGCTGACAAGAAACACATTTAGATGATACAAAAGCCCAACCAACTTTGCTCCTTTGGCACCTATTTTTGTTACGCACTATGACATGTACTGGAATTCCTCATACAACCTCACAGCCAGCAAATGACGACTTCCAGGGTGCCTGgctttttaacatttctgattGGTGACATATTTGAGGAATACTGTTCTGGTCATGGGGTCAGACTTACCCTTCTGTTGACAGAGAGAAGTACTGATTATGCCTCttcaaagtaataaaaactgCTGTGTCCTGAAACAATAGGGATTTATCCTTTGTAAGGCCATTTAGGGCTTCCTGAGGGTTTGGCGGGCTGAAAGCAGCTCTAAGATCCATCTGTCGAAGCTGCAGTGTAAGCTTTCTGCAAGCTCCTTGCAGGCCAGCCCACATGTTTAGGATGACGTTTCTTGgcagaggggaggcagcagTAGTTTCTCTCCAGTAGCATCAGTTTTGCCAGAAGAAATCCCTGAAAACAACGCAGACccctgaaaaaaatccagtctgtATACAATTAAAGAAATACAGCACCAGATATTTGAAGATGAGTCCAAGTTAAATCTATCATAGTTTAAATTTGCGTTTCAGCTTTAGCTTTCCATTTATTGCATTAAATGTCTGATTCCTTCTCTTTGACAGTACTAGGGTTGGGCGAGGTCCTGCATAAATGCATGTAAATTGTATTCATGGGATGCAGATTTTGAACAGCatcttttattcagaaaaaaaatgggtttctCATTATTGCTACTGAATCTCTCATTATTCAGCAGCTTGGCAAGTCACAAgaaatgcactttatttttcagtcattaagGTCATGTAAATATTAGCACCCCTGCAGGTAGTTCAGAGGTTCTTTGTTCAACTACTGAGAAtgccaaataattttatttcaacatcaaaaaaacaaaccatcatATTCTGAAAAGTATCATACCACCAAAGCAAAGAAGCAACTTGCAAATATATCTGGGGTAGATGGCTATACTTCTTTTCAGTCTGTGGCTGCAAAGGAACAGAATTGGGCTTCAGCAAATTCCTTCAGCCCAATGATCTTGCTGCTAGCGCACTTGGTGGCAGTAACTCCATTAAATTGTCTTGTTTTGTCCAATAGACCTGGCTGACATACGATCAGTTCAGCTGTCATAAATTAGAGCAGACTGACAGACTTCATGAATTCAGACAACTGCCACATTCAACCGCTCCTTAATTTGCACCGTTTGAGGTCTTGGTAGACATAGAAGACAATGTGGCCTTTCTTGGAGGAAGCAAGCCCCCAGCCTTCACAGAACACAGCCAAGGAAACAGAATTAGCCTCACAGCCTGCCACATGCACAGCACTGGTACCACGAGCTCTGGGACGTCCCGGAGGAGAGCTGCACAGAGCTCCGAAACGGAGCCTTCCGGGCAGgactgcagagctcagagggaagaaaactGCCAGAGCcggcttttaaaaaacatttttaaaatgttcttaaaataacatttgcGCACGTTCTTCTATGAAGTGAAAGAGCACCCAAACACTGTCAGCATCCAGTCTTTGATGTCAGCATGTCAGCTGCTCTGTGGGCTACCAAATCTGGGCATTCTGGCACTTCCTCTAGAACAAGTTACGCTGGTGATGAAACTAATTACAGCTAGAAGCTTAATTATCATCTCAAATTTTATTCAGAGAAGGAAGCTGtttttccccctgctccttTGCCTTTTGATCTTCCTACCTTATGAATTTTTTATCCCATCTGGGATAGCTACACAGCCACAAAGGTGCAGCAACATCAAATACGTATATAAGCTTTGCTGTCTCTCTCCTGATCCTGTTTATGCTGTCTGGCTCCACTGCTTTCTAATCAccactctctctctctgacaaggttaattttattttcctttctaatttctCCCCATACCATATCTTCTATATactttaaaactcattttaagctgttcatttttcctaaatattcaAGTTGCCATGTTGAAGGCCAACACATCATCCATGTTGACCTCCTCCATAAGAGGCCTATTTTCCAGTTCCCTCTGTCTCGTGTTGGAACCATTGAACAGCCATGCTCATAACCCAGAAGCCAGTATGCAATGGCATTACAAATtgtgtaataaaaatatgactACATAAGGTTGTCCTTTGTCACCTTTGTGACAACACAAAGGATGTAGAAattgttttatctgttttttcttattttcctgtcttctcttttcagtcttctctgAACTGTACTTCATAACTGAAAtttccagctgctctgtgtAAAGCCTCCCTTGAAGACAAGCCCTGTGACTTTCTCTGGGTGTGTAGCCAGGCAACCCCTGCTGCTAACTCTGGGTGGACCAAGAACCAAGGTGACTCCACAAGGAACATGAAGTAACCCAACAGTAGAGACCCCTAAGATATCTCTGTCTCTGCTAGtgaacaataacaaaatacaCAGTTGTCCAAAAGACATCACTACTAGTcactttttaaactatttaagCAAACCTGTTCTTTTCTGTGGAGGGGGAAATGAGCAGCACACATTTGGCCACGCAGAGCAGCAAGTGAAGTACAGCAGGGCGTGTGTAGTTGTGTACAATGATGTAAGCTGTTTCCTGGCATCCGTGTcatcccccatgggcagcagtgGGTCTGTTCTCCATGCACAGGGGAGACAAACGCCTTCACATCCTGCCTCTGACCTCAGCACTTCAGCAGTCTTCCCTTAAGGAGCACGTTGCTTTAATCGCActaagtaattttattttataccttACGTTGAAAGCTGGTTATGCAATAAAGTATAGCCTTCATAGTGTCTGGCTGGTTTAAGAAGCCCAGAAATACACTATTAAGTAAATGTTGCATGGGAGAAGTTTACTGTGTCAAATACAATACCCAGAGTTCCTTTctaaaaagtaatatttaattatatttttaattgactgTGTACATTCCCACAAAAAAAGGTGCTTAGTGAAAAACTGAGCCTCTTCTTTTGACAAGACTTTTTATATTCATACCATTGCCAGAGCATGAAAGGATCTTGTTCTGTCCTTTGCTGAACAAGAGCTTTTTGCCTCCAAATATTCCTCCACAGCAAAAGTGGCAAGGATCACACTAACCTttcagcaggagggcaggaacAACTCAGACTCCTGAACTGCTATCAATCACAAGGATGCAATTccaggagcaaaagaaaaaccccTGTGTAAATACAAATTAACGCAACTGATAAAATACTCCTCCTTTCTCACCccccaaagcagcagtgctTTCAGAGTCTGAAAGTGCTAGAAATAAACTTGCAACTGCATTGAGCCTCACAAACTTCCTCTCTTTTTTAGCAGACATAGAGCTGTTAGAGAAATGACCTCTctgaaatgaatgtttaaaagtgcaacttaagtttaaaaaaaaaagtgaagcaagTGTGATCATTCGACAGTCTTTAGAGGGGTCAGGCTACATTCTGAAGGTTACTTTGATGTAGTCATTTTAGAGCAACTTTCAGTTTGCTAGATATTTGTCTCAAAGACTTGAAATCTggagaagtaaataaataggtGTTCGTTATTTCTGGGTACAAACTGGCCCATCAGTGTTTTTACTGGGGGAAgagaagtgtattttaaaattatcaagTTTTCAGATTGTATCAACTCCTTCACTTACTAGCACTACAATTAAAAGGTCAGATGATAACAAGTTACCTAGTcacttttatatttcagaaaacagaaaaaatagtcTTAGATAATAATATTGTTAGGATATTGCTCAGGGAGTCCATGCACTCCACCCATCAGAAGGGGAAATGAGCTCtacaagaagagaaatgagaaacacaGTCAAAAGCTGACAGCTTTGTGTGCTCTTGTATTATGCAGAACTGTCCCCAAGTTACAGAGCAGATCTGGCATTAATATCCATGTCAGGGCTCTGACATAACCACCAgacaaacaaagcaagaaagccaaagaacaagttgcagcacagcagccaccaCCTGACAGACCCATCAGGCACCaccttccttttgtttcaaattttcttcCCAAGCCTTGCTGCTTCCCTCCGAGTGCCTTCCAGCCTCACCTCCTTGAAGGCTCTAACATCTAAAAATACTGTCTATCAaaccttcattttcaaaagctgatCCACTATTTTGTGGGTGGGTATTTCGCTTATGTGCTAGTAAATAAAACGCTCCTCAGACCTTTTCAGGCTCTGAACACCTCTAAAGTAAGGAATGAATAGAGGAGCAATTATCACTCTTTGTGTTGGATTCTTTCCCTTTTACTATTATCATCAATAACTACTGAAATCAAGGGAACTCTTGCAATTCAAGGGTTTTCAATCCAGCCCTGACATGTCCTTCCTGTGCACGATAGGATGCTGACAAGTAGGGTAAGGCATGGAAAGCTCTGAGTGGCTGGACCCCAACCAGCAGTCATTTTGGTGTTTGAGCTGGGAGTATGATAACCATGCATCAGGGTTAAGGAACAGGCAGGAGGAGATTGCTCCGATTCTATCAAGAACTAAGGGATTTGTGCGAGCAAGTAACTAGCCAATTGACTAGATTTTATAATGGACAAGTAATACTTCTCCAGATGCCATCTTCTCTGGATGGGACCAAATTAGAAAACCATAACGCTCAGGCTGATCCTTTCATCTGTTCAGCAGCTTATTTTTAACCCAAACAGGAATACTGTCATCACACCAGCACAGAGGAACAGGAAAAGTCCCCTTGGCGTGCTCTTGACATGAAACGTGGTTTGTGTCCTGAGCTGTGTTGCAGCACCTGAAGCCCTGCTGTAGAGTGCTTCCAACTGCTGCAGACCTGCTCAGGGCCACCGGGGTGAGGGGAAGAACATGGGAACCTCAAATTACACAGATTACCATATGGCTGATCTTAAGAGAACAGAAAGGCCCTTCATTTTACCTAATAATTAATGCTTCTGACAGAAAACCTTTTTCACGGTTTAAAGGCAGCACAGGAGTTAACGTATCAAATGGAACCGAGGTCAAAGTCATCTCTGCTGTGCTTCATGAACTTACAGATCTGAAATTTGCCTCTTTACCTCCCCTCACTGCTGTCATATGAtgtattatttaacatttaatgcatttaattcTCTCATAAGGGATCTGCGAAGTGTAGGTCAGGTCTAACTTTCTCATGTTGGAAGGGTTTTCCTTGGTTGGACCTACCCTGAACGTACCTGCTGCTGTTCATCCCTGAGTATTTCTCTGTCTCTGGATCACAGCCATCACACACTTTCCtttagccagaaaaaaagggagagatttttttttaaacaccaggataaacatgaaagaaatgtcCTATCTACATAGCGATTTTTTTGAACCTAGAAAACTTGAAACCAAGTCTAAATTATGTTCCACAAACGTGGGTGAACCAGATTCACAAAACTGAAGTCAAgttatttctgttctcattcCTTGGGTGGTGGGAAGGGATGGGCAGTATGacaagaaggaggaagaagtcCTCTCTCCTCCTATCAGTTCTCAAGTTCTGTTACATCCATCTTCTGTTCAAACAATATGTATTActtttcattcacagaaataaaataacatagaGGATAAGATACATCAAATGAGTTCCCTCCCACTATATGAAAACTCTGGAAAAGCCTGCAAAGAGGTTATTCAAGCAATAGCAAATAATAGTAAgataaataacaacaaatagGATAAATATTAACAGACAACAGCCCTCAATGTGGAAATGAACTCTATATAATAAATAGAACCATCTTTCTACAACTTAATGAAACAAGAACTGCAGAGAGGCATTTTTAAGATAAATACAGtatctttctgaaatgtcatATCCTTTCAAATTCACCACCCAGTCCTAATGGATCAAAACAATATACTCCAGTTGCTATAGTCCTGGTCAAGAACTGACTGCTTTTACAGAATTTAGAATAAAGGCTCGTTAatttatcaaattaaaaaatcatttcaataGGATTGAACTGCTTATTTGCCCACTATATGTAAATGGGCTCTTTTGATGCATGTACGTGAGGGTTGACTGATCTCTCATAGGAGCAATTAATGCCTTACCTTTCAAATGTAATGAAGGTATTTATTGAAGTACAGGTGGTTCACAGGAACACACACTAGCAACAATCAAATAAAGCCATAGTTATGAAATTTAATGAGGGAAATGCACTGATCATCTCTGTCCAAACATTTGTGCTTTTTGAGAACCCAAAAGTCCCAAGGTCCCAAAGCCCTCATAGGTACCATGTAGGAGAGAAATATGTCTATTTTTAGGATTAGATGAGTGAGAATTCTAAATTCCCAATTTAGAATTAAAGTTGAGAAAGTCCTGCTAATCTAATACTCAAATGGTGTCTACTGCTATGGTGACCAAAAACATATCTGAGCACCCAGGGCAGAAATTTGCCGCCAAGAGGAAAGGTGGAGTACAGCAACTCAGGTGTAAATTAGTACATAATAAATGCACTTagagaaagtgtttttatttaatatgctAGCTAGACAGTTGTTTACACTGGGAAACTAGAACCAGAGATGTACAGAAATCACGTAACTAATTCTCAGGTCTTTTCTATCCATCAACAGAAGACTTACTTTCTTTCAACTCTAAGAAGATTATAAATGCTAAGCTACTTTGGGCTATCTGAACTaagatttgtgttttaaatgagaacTGTCATAGTTGAAAGCTTAAAGCTCTGTTTGCTTGGCAATGTTCCACTCTATTTTCAGAATTATGTTACCAGAGTTGCTTACAATCCAGAGCAAATTATTGACTCAGATAGGTGCAAATGCATCAAGCTGTCTGGAAAGTTAATTTTAcatacactgaaataaatgacattAGATTTATTCCTCAACAAACAAGAATATTCATTTGGTGCAAGAAAAGTGGGAAGCAAGATATGCCATCACCGGCAGAGTAACACTTCAaagctgctcagctgcctgAGGCTTTTCCATGCAAATAActagtgttttccttttactgtaGGTGCTGTCATTTATCATCTTTATCTGCTATATTGCATCTTCAGCTGCCTCTTTCATGATGGCACCACTCCTAGAATTTCTGCTGGcgttgtttcttttttttgcctatgCCTCTAAACTTAATGAGAAGTTTAAAGGACTCTACTGGCCTTTGACGGTaagtgaaatgtgaaatataaGCACAGATTTAATTGTACAGTAGAACATCAGAAAAGGGACTGTACTGGAGTTTAGGCTGGCTGCTAACAATTTTACCTTCTTACAAGACATATGTCCATATTACCTCTCATTCAAAAGGTCCCAAAGCATTCTTTAAACTCTGCTCTACTATATACTTTCTAGGTGTTGacacaaaacacagttttactAGAGCACAGAATTTATGCCTGATTCTGGGCAAATGGTTTAGcacttaattttcaaaagcagccaATATCAGCCTGACCAATGTTGCCAcccttaaaaatgcagaaactgagGCACGCTGTGTTGTAATGCATCTACTTCactaaaatgtttgaaaattctCAGGTAAATGCTGTTCAGATGCAGTCATACTCACATGCAAACGGGTAACTACGTTTGTTAAGTGGGGATGTCCTGCAGCTCTTTTTGGCAGAGTCTCACACACACAGTCGCTGGCTACTCATTAGGGAGTTTTCCGGTTTGCAGTTGCAAGTAATTACTGTTCAATGACCGCTGGATGTCTCTGTTGCTTCAAACATACATTATTAAGGGAACATTTATCTAACAGTacacacacttaaaaaaaaaaacacactaatcCAATCAATTTGGGTTCTCTTTTGATACAGTCTAGCACAAGTTCACCCTGGTGAGATTTGAATGGGAGCTCTCAATGTATAAAAGGAGCATTAGCAAGGCCTTTAGTAGATAAAACAATAGCAGTGACTGACTACGACAGTTTGCATGCTTTTCAGATGGTTATCTCAATTTCACCATCCAGAACTACGacaaaaaagcatttatgtTTATTAAATCCATTACTATAATATACTCCAGCCACAGAATGTAGATAACTGACCTCAGTCTGACTCCAGAGGAATCAAGTTTCTTGTAGAATTTGTCTCTTGAGACGGTATCTTATCCATCCATCTGTtctgaaaaggcagaagatCTAATTGTGAACAGAGGTCAAGATACCATTCTTCCACTCACATGATTTACACATGCCCTAGGAATCACAGTTCTTCATTTAATACACAGTTCACAGATACGGCTGCTCGAGCACATCGCTGCTTGTATTAGAGGGCATGGCCCTTGCCCTGCAGAGCTATGGCAGCACATATTTCTATGATAAAAATCAGTACGTTCACTTCAGGCTAGCTGCAGGAGTCCCAGGTATACATACTAATATAAATGATAGTTTTAACACTACAAGTGTTTATTTCCTGAATGAGGAGTTCCTACAGACAGGGCTAATTCTGTACAGAAGCAAGCACACACTTGTGCAGTTTTCATCTTGCCTTCTTCCCATACGCAGTGGTACACCTGCAGAGCACTTGGTACTGCAGTTCTGCTTACAAGTGAAACTTTTTAAGGCATTTCAAATGATTCTTCTATTAGCCCTTGCAATGCCTCGTGTGAAATGTCACAGAAAGATAGCCCTTGAAGAAAGGTCTAAGTGCGATAAAGGGAGGCGTTATACCAACATGTGTAGGAGCAGAAGCTAATGCTAAGATTTCAgtcatctttcatttaaaaatctttcccaGATGAACAACTCATCTGCTACAAATACCATGCTGTATTCACACTTCAGCACCAGGCAAGTCCAGTGACTTAACACCAAACATTTATAATTTTTGAAGCGATTCTTAGAAGagtttgtattttgaaattatgtGACTGATCTGACAATGCAAGATGGCTTATTTTACAGGATTTCTTGCGCTGTGTCACTGCTGCTATCATCT
This sequence is a window from Cygnus atratus isolate AKBS03 ecotype Queensland, Australia chromosome 12, CAtr_DNAZoo_HiC_assembly, whole genome shotgun sequence. Protein-coding genes within it:
- the CMTM3 gene encoding CKLF-like MARVEL transmembrane domain-containing protein 3 is translated as MEEPEPGAGAAAPPGLRSLLPPRDFLGSRKGQLLLAESVLSFIIFICYIASSAASFMMAPLLEFLLALFLFFAYASKLNEKFKGLYWPLTDFLRCVTAAIIYFAISIAAVSKYNDGASKAAGVFGFIATIVYAIDFYITFNDLVTFLKQGSSESPEERKSEDEDSDSDSD